The Kozakia baliensis genome includes a region encoding these proteins:
- the ggt gene encoding gamma-glutamyltransferase, with translation MSTVCSLLLAQAAQAAPSLSNDHDPLAYGTVSEKIRPVAPAVGTHGMVVSVQHLASEVGAKILASGGNAVDAAAGVAYALAVVYPAAGNIGGGGFMTLRLPTGRMTFLDFREHAPLAATSTMYQDAQGNVDSKASISGWRAVAVPGTVAGMDEILKRWGRLPRQQVMAPAIALARNGFVLSQADADLLHTSTDVFRQDPYARKIFLHPDGTPLQAGDRLVQKDLARSLSLIAAKGADAFYKGPIAKQILAASKAGGGILQPADFTSYKTRELTPIRCQYRGYVVDTAPPPSGGGVALCEILNILSGYDLQKLGLRTTAGVQRQVEAMRHAYSDRRDLGDPAFVQNPIAHLIDPQYAAQIRAGIPRDHALNSDSLVAGVPLPQKISASQEEQREKHETTQFSVMDNTGMAVSTTYTLNGWFGAGVIGGRSGIFLNDEMDDFSAKPGASNMFGIVGSAANAIAPGKTPLSSMSPTIVSRDGQAVMVIGSPGGSRIPTITLAAILGVIDSGLDIQQAVDLPRIHEQWKPESIEAEPGALGEQVISELTQEGYKISPHRPWGMAEGILVGHPSLKAPVTGALYGGWDRRHDGGAADGL, from the coding sequence TTGAGTACTGTTTGCAGTCTTCTTCTGGCGCAGGCGGCTCAGGCCGCGCCTAGCCTTAGTAACGATCACGATCCTCTGGCTTACGGCACGGTCAGCGAAAAGATTCGCCCGGTGGCACCGGCGGTCGGGACGCATGGCATGGTGGTTTCGGTGCAGCATCTTGCATCCGAGGTCGGCGCTAAAATCCTCGCATCGGGCGGTAATGCCGTCGATGCCGCCGCGGGCGTGGCTTACGCCCTGGCCGTCGTTTACCCGGCCGCCGGGAATATCGGCGGTGGCGGTTTCATGACATTGCGCCTGCCGACCGGACGCATGACTTTCCTCGATTTCCGTGAACATGCACCTCTCGCGGCAACGTCCACGATGTATCAAGATGCGCAGGGCAACGTTGATTCGAAAGCATCCATTTCTGGCTGGAGAGCTGTCGCTGTGCCAGGAACCGTTGCCGGAATGGACGAAATTCTGAAACGTTGGGGCCGTCTGCCGCGTCAGCAGGTTATGGCTCCGGCTATCGCCTTGGCGCGAAACGGTTTCGTGTTGAGTCAGGCCGATGCCGATTTGCTGCATACGAGTACCGATGTTTTCCGGCAGGACCCATATGCGCGCAAAATTTTCTTGCACCCCGACGGTACGCCTTTGCAGGCTGGGGATCGGCTGGTGCAGAAAGACCTCGCTCGCAGCCTGTCTTTGATTGCGGCGAAAGGCGCAGATGCTTTTTATAAAGGGCCGATCGCCAAGCAAATTCTCGCGGCCAGCAAGGCGGGTGGCGGTATTCTGCAGCCAGCCGATTTCACCTCCTATAAAACACGCGAGTTGACGCCGATCCGCTGCCAATATCGCGGCTATGTCGTCGATACGGCACCGCCTCCGAGCGGCGGTGGCGTGGCGTTGTGTGAAATCCTGAATATTCTCTCCGGTTACGATCTTCAGAAGCTGGGCCTACGGACGACAGCGGGTGTGCAACGCCAGGTCGAGGCCATGCGCCATGCTTATTCGGACCGACGCGATCTTGGCGATCCGGCTTTCGTGCAGAATCCCATCGCGCATTTGATCGATCCGCAATACGCCGCGCAGATTCGCGCCGGTATCCCGCGCGATCATGCTTTGAATTCGGATAGCCTTGTCGCAGGCGTGCCACTTCCTCAGAAGATTTCTGCTTCCCAGGAGGAGCAGAGAGAAAAGCACGAAACCACTCAGTTCTCGGTCATGGACAATACCGGAATGGCGGTCTCGACCACTTACACACTCAACGGCTGGTTTGGTGCGGGTGTGATAGGCGGGCGAAGCGGCATCTTTCTGAACGATGAGATGGACGATTTCTCCGCCAAGCCGGGCGCATCCAACATGTTCGGTATCGTCGGGTCCGCCGCCAACGCCATTGCGCCGGGTAAGACGCCGCTTTCCTCCATGTCGCCTACCATTGTCTCACGTGACGGGCAGGCAGTTATGGTGATTGGTAGCCCTGGCGGTTCACGCATCCCCACCATCACACTGGCGGCGATCCTCGGCGTTATCGATAGTGGGTTGGATATCCAGCAGGCCGTCGATCTGCCGCGTATCCATGAGCAATGGAAGCCGGAATCCATCGAGGCCGAGCCTGGTGCGTTGGGCGAGCAGGTAATTTCTGAACTGACGCAAGAAGGTTATAAAATTTCTCCGCATCGCCCTTGGGGCATGGCGGAAGGTATTCTCGTCGGTCATCCAAGCCTGAAAGCACCTGTTACGGGAGCGCTTTACGGCGGTTGGGATCGCCGCCATGACGGCGGTGCGGCGGATGGTCTGTAA
- the map gene encoding type I methionyl aminopeptidase, protein MDGETGDRGIILHDQVDFVGLRAAGQLAAATLDMITSHVVPGVTTEELNRLVHEFTLDHGARPAPLNYRGFPKSCCISINHIVCHGIPGERRLADGDAVNIDVTSILDGWYGDTSRMFLVGNAPRKAVKLVDATYKALMIGIAEVAPGKTLGDVGHAIQKYAEGQRLSVVRDFCGHGIGRDFHAPPNVLHYGKPGQGVVLREGMVFTIEPMLNLGRPDVKILEDGWTAVTRDRSLSAQFEHMVGVTADGCEIFTLSPAGYTKPPYLPS, encoded by the coding sequence ATGGACGGGGAAACTGGTGACCGCGGTATCATCCTGCACGATCAGGTGGATTTTGTAGGTCTCCGGGCGGCAGGTCAGCTTGCGGCTGCGACTCTCGACATGATTACGTCTCATGTCGTTCCGGGTGTTACGACGGAAGAACTCAATCGCCTTGTGCATGAGTTTACGCTCGATCATGGTGCACGCCCCGCACCGTTGAATTATCGCGGCTTCCCCAAATCGTGCTGCATTTCGATCAACCATATCGTTTGCCACGGTATTCCGGGTGAACGCCGCCTAGCCGATGGCGACGCCGTTAATATCGACGTCACCTCCATCCTCGACGGCTGGTATGGCGATACGTCTAGAATGTTTCTCGTCGGCAATGCGCCTCGCAAAGCGGTCAAGCTGGTGGATGCGACTTACAAGGCGCTGATGATCGGCATTGCCGAAGTCGCGCCGGGTAAAACGCTCGGCGATGTCGGGCATGCCATCCAAAAATATGCCGAGGGGCAGCGTCTTTCCGTCGTGAGAGATTTCTGCGGACATGGGATTGGACGCGACTTTCATGCGCCGCCGAACGTGCTACATTACGGGAAGCCGGGACAGGGCGTTGTTCTTCGAGAAGGCATGGTTTTCACCATCGAGCCGATGTTGAATCTGGGCCGCCCAGACGTCAAAATTCTAGAAGATGGGTGGACAGCGGTCACGCGTGATCGCTCCTTATCCGCACAGTTCGAACATATGGTGGGCGTGACGGCGGATGGTTGTGAAATCTTCACGCTCTCTCCCGCTGGCTACACGAAGCCGCCTTATCTGCCGTCCTGA
- a CDS encoding D-alanyl-D-alanine carboxypeptidase family protein, with protein MHKKHYGLALTSLVFGGGLTVPLGAAHAQYVGHVSSFVMDANSGAVLSQSDPDLQRYPASLTKVMTLYLAFKALRAGQITLDTPVPVSIHASTMAPSKLGLVPGTSFNVQQAIFGLVTKSANDAACALGELLGGGDEVRFANMMTQQARALGMSNTTFRNASGLPDPEQVTTARDLGTLTQHMVQEFPEYYHYFSTPMFYFHGRMIPNHNPMLKTYAGADGLKTGYTDLAGHNLITSAMRSNVRLIAVVMGTRSNMQRNNAMTAMLNKAFADEGVAPVAPLSPPVVLARNTRSFRHAHRFAMPSSQLLASQSMEVAEAPTGPRRYAPIHRVHRHVVTTASVRMASIRRVGGAHKRPLHRKG; from the coding sequence TTGCACAAGAAGCATTATGGCCTCGCCTTGACGAGTCTCGTGTTTGGCGGTGGCCTGACAGTGCCGCTTGGCGCGGCGCATGCGCAGTATGTCGGTCATGTCAGTAGTTTCGTGATGGACGCCAATAGTGGAGCGGTCCTGTCCCAGTCGGACCCGGACTTGCAACGCTATCCTGCGTCTTTGACGAAAGTGATGACGCTCTATCTCGCGTTCAAAGCGTTGCGCGCAGGGCAGATCACGCTCGATACGCCAGTTCCCGTTTCGATTCACGCTTCTACGATGGCGCCGTCCAAGCTCGGTTTGGTCCCCGGGACGTCCTTCAATGTCCAGCAGGCCATTTTCGGGCTCGTGACCAAGTCCGCAAACGATGCGGCTTGTGCATTGGGCGAATTGCTCGGTGGCGGGGACGAAGTGCGTTTCGCCAACATGATGACGCAGCAGGCGCGAGCGCTCGGTATGTCGAACACGACATTCCGCAATGCTTCCGGCTTACCCGATCCGGAGCAGGTCACGACCGCCCGCGATCTCGGGACGCTGACACAGCATATGGTGCAGGAATTCCCGGAATATTATCATTATTTTTCAACGCCCATGTTCTACTTCCATGGACGGATGATTCCCAATCATAACCCGATGCTGAAAACCTATGCCGGGGCGGATGGCCTGAAAACCGGCTATACCGATTTAGCGGGGCATAACCTGATTACCTCAGCCATGCGCAGCAATGTGCGCCTGATCGCCGTGGTAATGGGAACGCGCTCCAATATGCAGCGCAACAATGCGATGACGGCAATGCTGAACAAAGCGTTTGCCGATGAGGGCGTGGCGCCTGTCGCACCGCTTTCTCCGCCCGTGGTGTTGGCGCGAAACACGCGTTCCTTCCGTCACGCGCATCGTTTCGCTATGCCTTCCTCGCAACTACTGGCGAGCCAGTCGATGGAAGTGGCGGAAGCACCGACAGGTCCGCGCCGCTATGCGCCCATCCATCGCGTTCACCGTCATGTCGTGACAACCGCCAGCGTGCGGATGGCGTCCATCCGTCGCGTGGGGGGCGCGCATAAGCGGCCTTTGCATCGTAAGGGCTAG